In one window of Haloterrigena salifodinae DNA:
- a CDS encoding elongation factor EF-2, with protein sequence MGRRKKIVQECERLMDEPENIRNIAIAAHVDHGKTTLTDNLLAGAGMISDETAGEQLAMDTEEDEQERGITIDAANVSMTHEYEDTNHLINLIDTPGHVDFGGDVTRAMRAVDGALVVVDAVEGAMPQTETVLRQALREGVKPTLFINKVDRLISELQEGPEEMQQRLLSVISDVNELIRGMTEDMDDIDDWTVSVEDGTVGFGSALYKWGVSMPSMQRTGMDFGEIMELERADKRQELHERTPLSDVVLDMVCEHFPNPIDAQPRRIPRVWRGDDQTDLAESMRLVDEDGEVVLMVTDIGVDPHAGEIAAGRVFSGTLEKGQELYVSGTVGKNRVQSVGIYMGGEREEVEEVPAGNIAAVTGLKDAIAGSTVSSVEMTPFESIEHISEPVITKSVEAQNMDDLPKLIETLRQVSKEDPTIQININEDTGEHLISGQGELHLEVITQRIEKNQGIPVNTGEPIVVYREQPQNPSDEVEGISPNRHNRFYISIEPMTDDLVETIQLGEASMDMPEQERREALQEAGMDKDTSQNVEHIHGTNILIDDTKGIQHLNETMELVVEGLEEALDNGPLANEPVQGTLIRLHDARLHEDTIHRGPAQVIPATREAVHKSLIDGKIKMLEPMQDVRIDVPNDHMGAASGEIQGRRGRVDDMYQEGDLMVVEGIAPVGEMIGFASDIRSATEGRASWNTENAGFEVMSDSLQRDKIMEIRERKGMKLELPPSIDYL encoded by the coding sequence ATGGGCCGACGCAAGAAGATCGTCCAAGAGTGTGAACGGTTGATGGACGAACCGGAGAACATCCGGAACATCGCCATCGCCGCTCACGTTGACCACGGGAAAACGACGCTTACCGACAATCTGCTGGCTGGTGCCGGCATGATCTCCGACGAGACCGCCGGCGAGCAGCTCGCGATGGACACCGAGGAAGACGAACAGGAACGCGGGATCACCATCGACGCGGCGAACGTCTCGATGACTCACGAGTACGAGGACACCAACCACCTCATCAACCTCATCGACACGCCGGGCCACGTCGACTTCGGTGGCGACGTGACGCGGGCGATGCGCGCCGTCGACGGTGCGCTCGTCGTCGTCGACGCTGTCGAGGGGGCCATGCCCCAGACCGAGACGGTGCTGCGACAGGCCCTTCGCGAGGGCGTCAAGCCGACTCTGTTCATCAACAAGGTCGACCGCCTGATCTCCGAACTGCAGGAAGGTCCCGAAGAGATGCAGCAGCGCCTGCTGTCGGTTATCAGCGACGTCAACGAGCTGATCCGCGGCATGACCGAGGATATGGACGACATCGACGACTGGACCGTCTCTGTCGAGGACGGCACCGTCGGATTCGGCTCCGCGCTCTACAAGTGGGGCGTCTCCATGCCCTCGATGCAGCGGACGGGGATGGACTTCGGCGAGATAATGGAACTCGAGCGCGCGGACAAGCGCCAGGAGCTCCACGAGCGGACGCCGCTGTCGGACGTCGTGCTCGACATGGTCTGTGAGCACTTCCCGAACCCCATCGACGCCCAGCCCCGTCGTATTCCGCGGGTCTGGCGCGGCGACGACCAGACCGACCTCGCCGAATCGATGCGACTCGTCGACGAGGACGGCGAGGTCGTGCTGATGGTCACCGACATCGGGGTCGACCCCCACGCCGGCGAAATCGCTGCGGGCCGCGTCTTCTCGGGTACCCTCGAGAAGGGCCAGGAGCTGTACGTCTCCGGAACGGTGGGCAAGAACCGCGTCCAGAGCGTCGGCATCTACATGGGCGGCGAGCGCGAGGAAGTGGAGGAAGTTCCCGCCGGGAACATCGCCGCCGTCACCGGCCTCAAGGACGCCATCGCCGGCTCGACCGTCTCGAGCGTCGAGATGACCCCGTTCGAGTCGATCGAACACATCTCGGAGCCGGTCATCACGAAGTCTGTCGAGGCCCAGAACATGGACGACCTGCCGAAGCTGATCGAGACGCTCCGACAGGTCTCCAAGGAGGACCCGACGATCCAGATCAACATCAACGAGGACACCGGCGAACACCTGATCTCCGGACAGGGTGAGCTCCACCTCGAGGTCATCACTCAGCGTATCGAGAAGAATCAGGGTATTCCGGTCAACACTGGTGAGCCGATCGTCGTCTACCGCGAGCAGCCCCAGAACCCCAGCGACGAGGTCGAGGGCATCTCGCCGAACCGCCACAACCGCTTCTACATCTCCATCGAACCGATGACGGACGACCTCGTCGAGACGATCCAGCTCGGCGAGGCCTCGATGGACATGCCCGAGCAGGAACGCCGCGAGGCCCTGCAGGAAGCCGGCATGGACAAGGACACGTCCCAGAACGTCGAGCACATCCACGGGACGAACATCCTCATCGACGACACGAAGGGTATCCAGCACCTCAACGAGACGATGGAACTCGTCGTCGAGGGTCTCGAGGAAGCCCTCGACAACGGCCCGCTGGCCAACGAGCCGGTGCAGGGGACGCTCATCCGCCTCCACGACGCCCGGCTCCACGAGGACACCATCCACCGCGGTCCGGCACAGGTCATCCCGGCGACCCGCGAGGCCGTCCACAAGTCCTTGATCGACGGGAAGATCAAGATGCTCGAGCCGATGCAGGACGTCCGCATCGACGTGCCCAACGACCACATGGGCGCCGCCTCCGGCGAGATCCAGGGTCGTCGTGGCCGCGTCGACGACATGTACCAGGAAGGGGACCTCATGGTCGTCGAGGGTATCGCGCCCGTCGGCGAGATGATCGGATTCGCGAGCGACATCCGCTCCGCGACCGAAGGTCGCGCCTCCTGGAACACGGAGAACGCCGGCTTCGAGGTCATGTCCGACTCCCTCCAGCGCGACAAGATCATGGAGATCCGCGAGCGCAAGGGCATGAAGCTCGAGCTGCCGCCAAGCATCGACTACCTGTAG
- a CDS encoding DUF5781 family protein, giving the protein MNIRVQGPGPTSPFLSARDLFETEHDLSLPVDVRLRDDPDERTWAGHYDDRHVLNISRQAASSAMARELALHEFAHMARHEQEHPSHTQSTEEVLFLALAGKSVERRKLSHCYQIANHMKDIYADDITLAVGPGEKLLSFLESSLAMAVADRPETPSRPGFKRLSASSDPEITAVNAAFALALAERHDLVADDHRLYDLAHAAAMDAPNVDFEGFKRRFRELARDPDPSTYRQVLVDATRSYVSSPESRADGPAAD; this is encoded by the coding sequence ATGAATATACGCGTACAGGGACCGGGACCGACTTCTCCATTCCTCAGCGCCCGCGACCTCTTCGAGACCGAGCATGACCTCTCGCTGCCGGTCGACGTCCGGCTCCGGGACGATCCCGACGAACGCACCTGGGCCGGTCACTACGACGATCGCCACGTCCTGAACATCTCGAGGCAGGCCGCCTCGAGTGCCATGGCCCGTGAACTGGCCCTCCACGAGTTCGCCCACATGGCCCGACACGAACAGGAACACCCCTCGCACACCCAGTCGACCGAGGAAGTGCTCTTCCTCGCGCTGGCCGGCAAGAGCGTTGAACGGCGGAAGCTCTCTCACTGCTACCAGATCGCCAACCACATGAAAGACATCTACGCCGACGACATCACGCTCGCGGTCGGCCCCGGCGAGAAACTCCTCTCCTTTCTCGAGTCGAGCCTCGCGATGGCCGTCGCCGACCGCCCCGAAACTCCGTCGCGGCCCGGTTTCAAGCGCCTCTCGGCGAGTTCGGATCCCGAGATTACGGCCGTCAACGCCGCGTTCGCGCTGGCACTGGCCGAGCGTCACGACTTAGTCGCCGACGACCACCGGCTATACGACCTCGCACACGCCGCCGCGATGGACGCCCCCAACGTCGATTTCGAGGGCTTCAAACGCCGCTTTCGGGAACTCGCCCGCGACCCGGATCCGAGTACCTACCGCCAGGTTCTCGTCGATGCCACTCGCTCGTACGTCAGTAGCCCGGAGTCGCGAGCGGACGGTCCTGCGGCGGACTGA
- a CDS encoding potassium channel family protein produces the protein MDPLEGEASSVSIEYEPVSVKDVLVEMKDTAELLIDLSYSAVLHRNADLAREVLRLEERMDVLKLRARMSLMMAVRKPADAEELAPVLGIVAAADEISDAAGDIAKIVLEEMGLPEAMRAALPEAAETLVRGVVDPDSVYADRTLQDIDLESETGVRIIALRRGDEWLLNPGPNTTVKSDDIALLRGPDPSIGDVCEAVTGDIYESPSVDDPGIPDLERAVDTIIHMKNLSELAVDLAYSSVLFDSAELAEEVRNLEVEVDAMQSRFEAWTLRAAADADDPVVLRGLIRLGTSTEAISDAAIDISEGVLRDIDVHPVVQLAVQESDEIITRVEVEPGSDLDGIAVTSGVPDVESTMSVIAIRRPGEGWLLVTDADAELQGGDVLISKGTRTSAAAFEDLAQS, from the coding sequence ATGGACCCGCTCGAGGGTGAAGCGTCGTCGGTATCGATCGAGTACGAGCCGGTTAGCGTCAAGGACGTGCTCGTCGAGATGAAGGACACGGCGGAGCTACTCATCGACCTCTCGTACTCGGCGGTCCTCCACCGCAACGCCGACCTCGCGCGGGAAGTGCTCCGCTTGGAAGAGCGGATGGACGTGCTCAAGCTCCGGGCGCGGATGAGCCTCATGATGGCCGTCCGCAAGCCGGCCGACGCGGAGGAGTTGGCCCCCGTCCTCGGGATCGTCGCCGCCGCAGACGAGATCAGCGATGCGGCCGGCGACATCGCCAAGATCGTCTTAGAGGAGATGGGGCTGCCCGAGGCCATGCGCGCGGCGCTGCCCGAAGCGGCGGAGACGCTGGTCCGGGGCGTCGTCGATCCCGACTCCGTCTACGCGGATCGCACCCTCCAGGACATCGACCTCGAGTCCGAGACGGGCGTCCGCATCATCGCCCTGCGCCGCGGAGACGAGTGGCTGCTCAACCCCGGTCCGAACACGACCGTCAAGAGCGATGACATTGCGCTGCTGCGCGGCCCGGATCCGTCGATTGGCGACGTCTGCGAGGCGGTGACCGGCGACATCTACGAGTCGCCGTCGGTCGACGACCCCGGCATTCCCGACCTCGAGCGGGCGGTGGACACCATCATCCACATGAAGAACCTCTCGGAGCTGGCGGTCGACCTGGCTTACAGCAGCGTGCTGTTCGACAGCGCCGAACTCGCCGAGGAGGTGCGCAACCTCGAGGTCGAGGTCGATGCCATGCAGTCGCGGTTCGAGGCCTGGACACTCCGGGCGGCCGCGGACGCAGACGACCCCGTCGTGTTGCGCGGCCTGATCCGACTGGGAACCAGCACGGAGGCCATCAGCGACGCGGCGATCGACATCAGCGAGGGCGTGCTCCGGGATATCGACGTCCATCCGGTCGTCCAGCTGGCGGTCCAGGAAAGCGACGAGATCATCACGCGCGTCGAGGTTGAGCCCGGCAGCGACCTCGACGGCATCGCCGTGACCAGCGGCGTTCCGGACGTCGAGTCGACCATGTCAGTGATCGCGATTCGGCGGCCCGGCGAGGGCTGGCTGCTGGTCACCGACGCCGACGCCGAACTACAGGGCGGGGACGTCCTCATCTCGAAGGGGACGCGGACGTCCGCGGCTGCGTTCGAGGACCTCGCACAGTCCTGA
- the serS gene encoding serine--tRNA ligase, which produces MIDRTYLRENPEEVREALDDRGADVDLDEILEIDERWRELKARGDELRHERNQITQQIGELVAEGKDEEREEAIEQSTELKSEIEDVETEADELKDELDERLLEVPQIPDESVPLGVDERHNVEDRRWGFDDAHDLPDEVIPHYDLGEELDIIDEQRAAKTTGSGFYFLKGEGAQLEHALIQFMMDLHREQDYVDLFPPIPVKSSSMRGTGQLPKFADDAYRLGGSNEEDYEDDDLWLCPTAEVPVTNMYADEILLQDDLPLKHQAYTPNFRREAGEHGTETRGIVRVHQFNKVELVNFVEPEESYDRLENLLDEAEEVLRQLGLPYRILELCTGDLTFASAKTYDIEVWAPGDDMDDGPEEGGRWLEVSSASNFEDFQARRAGLRYRPERHESAEYLHTLNASGLAIPRVMVAILEYYQNEDGTVTVPEPLRPYMGGQEVIEGHEKVGESALGAGERE; this is translated from the coding sequence ATGATCGATCGGACCTATCTGCGCGAGAACCCCGAGGAGGTACGCGAGGCCCTCGACGACCGCGGCGCCGACGTCGACCTCGACGAGATCCTCGAGATCGACGAGCGCTGGCGCGAGCTGAAGGCCCGCGGCGACGAACTCCGCCACGAGCGCAACCAGATCACCCAGCAGATCGGGGAGCTGGTCGCCGAAGGCAAAGACGAGGAACGCGAGGAAGCGATCGAACAGTCCACGGAACTCAAATCGGAGATCGAAGACGTCGAGACCGAAGCCGACGAGCTCAAGGACGAACTCGACGAGCGGCTGCTCGAGGTTCCCCAGATCCCCGACGAGAGCGTGCCGCTCGGCGTCGATGAGCGACACAACGTCGAGGACCGGCGCTGGGGCTTCGACGACGCCCATGATCTGCCCGACGAGGTGATCCCCCACTACGATCTCGGCGAGGAGCTCGACATCATCGACGAGCAACGCGCCGCCAAGACGACCGGCTCCGGCTTTTACTTCCTCAAGGGCGAGGGCGCCCAACTCGAGCACGCCCTAATCCAGTTCATGATGGATCTCCACCGTGAGCAGGACTACGTCGACCTCTTCCCGCCGATCCCGGTCAAGAGCTCTTCGATGCGCGGCACCGGCCAGCTGCCGAAGTTCGCCGACGACGCTTACCGGCTGGGGGGCAGCAACGAGGAGGACTACGAGGACGACGATCTCTGGCTCTGTCCCACCGCGGAGGTGCCGGTCACCAACATGTACGCCGACGAGATCCTCCTGCAGGACGACCTTCCGCTCAAACACCAGGCCTACACGCCGAACTTCCGTCGCGAGGCCGGCGAGCACGGAACCGAGACTCGCGGCATCGTCCGCGTCCATCAGTTCAACAAGGTCGAACTCGTCAACTTCGTCGAACCCGAGGAGAGCTACGACCGCCTCGAAAACCTTCTCGACGAAGCCGAAGAGGTCCTCCGGCAACTCGGCCTCCCCTACCGCATCCTCGAGCTCTGCACCGGCGACCTCACCTTCGCTTCGGCCAAGACCTACGACATCGAGGTCTGGGCCCCCGGCGACGATATGGACGACGGCCCCGAGGAAGGCGGCCGCTGGCTCGAGGTCTCGTCCGCGTCGAACTTCGAGGACTTCCAAGCTCGACGGGCCGGCCTCCGGTATCGCCCCGAGCGCCACGAGTCGGCGGAGTACCTCCACACGCTGAACGCCTCGGGGCTCGCGATTCCGCGCGTGATGGTGGCCATCCTCGAGTACTACCAGAACGAGGACGGCACCGTGACGGTCCCCGAACCCCTACGGCCGTACATGGGCGGTCAAGAGGTCATCGAGGGCCACGAGAAGGTCGGCGAGAGCGCGCTCGGTGCCGGCGAGCGGGAGTAA